TTCGTAAGGttagataaaattaaaaaaataaattagttatATTAATTAGTTATACGATCTCGAGTTTGCTATAAACGATGacgattggttttttttttgtttgggtgtATGTTCGGTTTCAGCATAATGCTCTTCACTGTGATGAATCTTACGATGCGCCATGTAAGAACACATGTACCTTTCAATACCAAGGCttgtttgatcgtttttttcctgttcatTTAGTGCCTGTGATAGATTCGCTGTTTATATTAGTAGGATACGGCCACTGCCTGACTGAATGTGCCAGAGTCTTATCAGCACCAGCAAAACAACCTCTTCTGATTTCCTTACGATTATCCTTCTGTACTGTTCTGTTGATTGAGGAGTTTGATGTAGCGTCTTTCGATTGACGACTATATGTACATGTACATAAGATAGcttgcgtgtgtttttgagAGAATTTGTCGATGTTAGTTGTGTACTTCAATCTTACATTCCAtgttatttgaatttattatttctgcCGTGCTTCGGAATCTGAATCCGAGAGAGGGGGGCGAGACCTGGCTCAGACATCCGCCGTTCGCGATGTTATGCTGGGAGATCGTGAGTGTATGACGACGCGGTGACCGTTTTTCGTCACGAATCCGTCACTCTCCACCAGAACGGCCGTCTGGCGGCCTTGAGGATCGCCGTTACTATCCGGTGATTCCTTTGATGATAGACTATGATCCACTACACCTATGTTCGCCTGAGAACCGCCGAGAATTCCTTTACTTTTACCACTACCAGGGGTGCCAACGCCACCGCCTATGCTGCCACCGGCGATCTGGCTACCATTGTCTCCACTACCTATTGCAGCTCCACCGCTACCGTCGTTATCATTGCCATTGCCACCATCGTTTCCGTTATCACAGGCATCTATTTCAAGATCGTCTCCGGTGGAACCGTCAGTTCCACCGCCATGACGCTGCTTGTAGCGTTTCCATGCGTGTTGTATCAGACGGGCACAGTATTCTTCGCGTTGCCTCCAGAGCGTGGACGACACCGGTTCGTAACCCACTTCGTCCGGACGCTGTTGTACCTCACCCAACTCTGCCGTCTCTTCGATAGGATTTCCTTTCCGAGCGAAAAAGTCTTTCGTCAGTGCGTCCAGGATATCGACACAGAACATCATATCGCCACGGCAGATAGGAATATCCATCGAAATAATTTTGTAACGGTTCGGTTTATGTATCTGGAGGGGCGGTTCCAGCACGTCCAGAAAGTCTGATAGTTGATCGTACCGAACGTATTGTGTACCGTCCGGATCAAACTGTTGCCATATTTCGTAGTACATATCGTAGTCGTCGTCCGTCAAGCCCTCCTGCACGTCTTCCGTTGCTTGGGAATAGTTTTCGAGAATAACAGCGATGTACATGTTGATGACGATAAGAAAACTTATTACTAGATACGCCAATAGGTACGTTATGCCGATCGTTGATGAGCCACAATTTCCCGGGTAGCCTTTATCATTGTCCGGTGGTAGACAGTCTTCTTCGTTGATAATACCATCTAGCACACCATCCCAACCGGCTGAGGTGGACATCTGGAATGTGTAAATACCGAACATATAGGGGGGAatgaggtgtgtgtgtgtgtttttttttttcacgagCATATTTGCAAACAGTGTCTAACCTGAAACAGCAAGATCATACTCTGGCCGAAGGTTTTAAAGTTGTACACATCATCCAAGCCACTCTTATCCTTGACGTGCATGAAGAATGACATcccaaaaatggcaaaaatgaaCATCACCAAAAACAGTAGCAGACAGATGTTAAAAAGTGCAGGCAGCGACATAGCTAACGCAAACAGCAACGTCCGTATACCCTTGGCACCCTTCACCAAACGCAGTACACGGCCCACTTTTGCAACTCGCACGACTCGCAGAAGCGTTGGAGATACAAAATATTTCTCAATAAGATCACTTAAGACAAGACCTGGTATGGGTAAAAACACAACGAGACGATACGGAGTAATTAAAACATCGCATCGAGGAAGGTAGCAAAAACTAGTGAATGACCGCACTTACCTAAAATGGAAAGAATGACCACAACGAAATCAAACAGATTCCACGGTTCGATAAAGTAATGGTATCGTAGGGCGAAGATCTTCATCAAACATTCACTGCTGAAAATGCAGATGAATATCATATTCAAGTAGTCTAGCACCGCGCTAAACGTTTCTGATTGTTTGTAGTGATCCAGCGTCATGGTTAACATATTGAAGCCGATGAACAACATGATGATCATGTCGAACTTTTTATTCGTCACTATTTCGAACACTATTGCTTGCGGGCGCCACTGTAATGAAATGGAGCGAATTAGTGTGTTACGTCGTGGAATGCAGCATGTACTTTACTGCTTACCCTTGGTCGAGGGATTGCCTTGAGTGGTTTCTTCGATCCCATCTTCTTCATGGCATTGTAGTACTTTTTCTGATCTTCCGTCATGAACATTTCCAGTGATCCTCCggctttctttttctgttcatTGAAGTTATCAATAATCACACCGATGAAGAGATTCAGTGTGAAGAACGATCCGAAGATAATGAAGAACACAAAGTACAGATACATGTAGATGTTTGTTTCCCGTATAGGCTGTTTGCCGACCTGTAAAGTAACAGCAAACGATGGGATTAGCtcatttacaaagaaaaaacgaccTCTCTACAGCACATACGTCACGGGAATCAATGGCATCGTTCATGATTTGTATCCATCCTTTGAATGTCGCTACTTGAAATAGACACAAATACGCTTTACCGACGTGATCGAAGTTCATCGGTGAGTTTTCCCATGTATAATTTTCGGCTTTGCACGCATTTACATCCGGAATAATTTCGTGAggtaatgttgttttatttttatccacaCACTATCATACgaagaaacgaaaccaaaTGGATTAGCATGAGAATATTGTTCTAATGGGGATGAAGTACAGCAGTCGCAATACCTTGAAGTATTTTCCAGCAAATAATTGCACTCCCATAATAGCAAATATCAGCCAGAATATCAAACAAACCAGCAGCACGTTGAAGATGGACGGTATAGCTTGAACCAATGCATTCACGACGACCTATACATACACGTACGATTGATTCAATTGTACAGTTGATTCAAACAATAAAgagaataaaacattaataaaattcGTGTAAACGAACCAATCTCTTGCTATGATTCTTAGATCGTTTCATTTGAAAAAGGGAATAGCCCAGCTTTGTTGACCATGCAGTGAACAGAATAAGCGCAATACAGCCATGAACATCTATTTATAAAGCGGTAcaaagtttcaattttttcaattaCCACACAGTTAGTTACCATTttaaaactcataaaaaacaGTTCTGTTGGTAACGAACTGTtggaaagcataaaaacaaagaatcttaaacgcaaacaaaactgtttggcaattgaaaaaattgaaacataaagGCAACacatttcataaaacattattaGCTGATGAGCTGATGTGTATAGTATTTGAGAATAcagttgcaaacaaaaattgtactaagagaaatatttttacagaAAATTTTAAGCTAATGATATAATTCACACCCAATCTGGtctaacaatttttttccacttttattACAATATTGCGTGTTCTACAACCATCTAAAATACTACGTTTATGTTTGTATATACATGATGTGTACTGCATAGCTATGACACCAAAGTACACTTAGCGCATTTGATACACAAGCAAAACACATATCATTCCGCAAGTGTGAcagtgttacaaaaaaaaactgtaatcAAATGAGGCAACAGTTGATAATGCAAACAATACTGGTAAGCGCAATCACAATACTCCTACTCATGAAATATTCAGATGCAGCGTGATGAAGTAATGGCCATAAAGAGCTCTAAAAATATAACTAAGTATATATACGTATATAGAATCTGATTTATAGTAACATAGTCTACTTCAGTTGTTATGATTCAAAAATAACTAACACCATGTAAGAATAATCTAGAAAGAGTAGTATAAGGATAGCGCGATtggttgttgatgatgttttcgtaCTGGTTTGATGCTTAAAACCAAATGTAAGTAGTGCAAATCGATATGTAAAATGACTGTTTTGCTCTATTTGATGCTTTTGGTTTCGAAACTAATTAGAGTAAAGTAAATACTTTGAAGTTACGTACCCTCATTCCCTGCATACGGGACATGGCACGTAGCGGTCTCAGGGCTCTAAGAGTTCGCATGGTTTTGAATGCTTGAATACCACCCGCTCCACAAAGTGAAGCAACGAAGTTTATTAATGATACCTAGGAAAAGCATGGGTCAAATCGAGTGAGTATTTAATGGTTGATGATCGTAAAATTGAACTGTAACCGCCCGTAACTTTTGTTGTCTCCATATGATTGAgctactctttttttatgtgtttgttaTTGAATTATTGTGTCGAGAACATGTGAAGtaaagaaattttgttttcttatttctaatttgcattcaaactGATAAACATAATTGTAATGACGCTTCCTAGGTATTTAGTGTGTATGTAATTTGTTAACGCaatgaaataatcatttttaaatgtattgataaaattcatgttgttttaattgtgtaataataataaaaacaaacaatgaacAATCAATAATGATGAAAACGTTGCTTGTTAGAGTGTACAAATACTCCATAACGATTTCTTATTTAAATTGGCATTGATTTGCTCCGTCACTGGAGCTAAACATTGACTAATTTTCATTGGCCGAGTTACTTCTTAAGCAAAACtgtgtaatatttatttaaaatagtgAACAACAATATCAAAGTTGTATTTAACCGTACGATATCATTACTTAACGCCAGTGAATGGGCATCTGTTTAAGTTAAAGTCACTGTAAGTATTTGCAAATTAACGTAAGTtcaacgaaaaagaaagaaaacaaccatTATAAGTAAAAGAACGTACACAATACATAAAATTGACATCGACACATACTAAAGCGACTGTTTTGCATCAGCTACATGTATAACACGTACGGCAGCGTCTAAAAGGCACGAAAagtcattttgtttgctttcaatttaATCTTGTCTAACCACAAAGTTTATGAAGGAAGattgagtttttgtttgtgtcttAGATCATGATCATCACGCACAACATTCAACATGTCATTCCTTGTATCGGTTTATCTATAGTCAATCCATATGTATTTACAACTGCGACCTCAGACTGCGtgattttcaacattttcataaGCCCTTACTAGGCTCGGTAGTATTGCTAGGTTTGCTCTTAGCTGATCATGTTTGATATTTGTGGTAGTAACTTggtatttattaataattgttACGTTGTTGTACACAAATGGTTACAACATCTGTTTCAAAATCCAAAGGATGGTAATCaatcttttcctttcactATGCCATAAATAAAATCGTAAAACCAGTAATTAGTGCCGTCTTTTCATATTGTTTTATAAGTTTGAAATTATGctgtacaaaacaaatcatttgtgAGTGTAAATGTTGAAACAATATGATGTGCTTCGattaaatttcacatttttcagTTCATTAAAAAGGATATACAATGCTAAGCTTTTGCAaacgttcttttgtttttttttctcaaatgtCTATCAACGACTAACAATAGAGGTATTTCTTGCAACATAAATACTGGATACTAAAACGGAAGAAGTACAGGTAaatagaaatggaaatgggttattttataacgaaaaataatcaatttgtttggttgtttgtcATTTACAGTGTTTCTCAAACGTTCCACATCATTTAGGGTTTATATTAACGTTTTCGTCAGAAACGCAAACAATTATGGCGCACTGATTCTGCATGAACGTTTTACAAATGTTAGAAAGTTGTACATTTTCACACTTAAGAAGAATCCGTTACAGAAAGTGTTCCGTTATACTAAACATCGAATATTACACATTGTAGACTGTAAGCTGCGTTAAACGTTTTGCTTAAACGCATATAAACCAGCAACGCGAACAAAAGATAGATAGATTGACAGATTGGTTCTTTGGACAAACTTTTTGAAGAAATACAGCACACGTCTATACAAACATAGAGAAGACTACAAGGAAGAAATAGTAGATAACAGTCGTGTTTCGTCAGTTAGAATGTAGGAGATTGAAGGAAGAACAAGATAGCTTCCACGAACAATGTCACTGCACAAAGTGGTACACCATCAAAGCCCAGAGAGGTAGAGTGCCTCTTTAGCAATCAAAATGTACGCAAGTGAACCAAGTGCCTTGGTACTTACTCTCATACCCTCCCAACGTGATACGGCACGAAGCGGGCGTAAGGCGCGCAGTGTACGCATCGAACGGAACGCTGGAATATCGGCCGCTCCCACCCAGATAGCGGCAAGGTTTATCAGCGATAGCTAAGGGGAAAAAATCATTGAACGAAGGAAAAGATACGCAATGAAACGGAAATCAACGAAAGATAATTAGCAGGAAGATGCACTAAACGCAATCATCTTAATTTAACCGATACACATATATCACACATTGTGTGTTTACTTATCTTAATTATATATAATTGGTTAATATGTTACAAGACTAATTTGCTTAGGTAATTGTTTTCCCTCTATTGCTGTTTGTGTGATTGTGTGAGAAACTATGGCTAAAGTAATTATTGTTAACTATGATTGTTTTGCTATGTATTATGATATGGAGATAACAGAATTATATGAGGGTCCAGTCAATGGTTTTCACGACGCACAGGACGATTATACTCACCATTACGATAATAAAATCAAGCCAACACCAAGCATTCGTAAAGTATACTTTAAAACCTAAAGCTAACCATTTGATTAACatctctaaaaaaaatatcactgTGAATATTCGGTCCATATAATAAAGGATATCTTGCAGGATTGGGCGTTGTGGAAGATGTACATCTTCGAGAGCCTGTAGGGTTGCAGAAAGAAGCAGAACAAACGATCATATCAAACGCAAAGTCAGAGGAATTAATCTCATCAATCGTTGGAAGAGCAGGAAGTCCGATCGTCAATTGCTCGTGACACACTTACCAATGCTAAGCTACTAAGCAAAATCATAGTAATTACAGCAGTCTCGAAGTACTTGTTCTCAATCAGCTGGAACGTTTTGAGACGTAGGTTTGCCCAGCCCTGCCAAAACGGAGCATCATCGTCTCCAGCGAGCACTGGGAACTTTTTATAGCAATTATCCGGGCAGCAGTCCGCCGGTGAATCTTCGATCACTTCATCCTCCTCGGCGTGAATAATAAGCTCACCATCTAGCGGACCTTCTTCGCCTTCGCCTTCGTCATCGAGCTCTGGACAAGTGAACAGAACATTTGTAGTGTGTGAAAGAAGGACTTTTCATTCGCACTGGGAACGTCGGTACATACCTTCGTCAATTCCTAAATCCTCCTTGCTGGCATCACGTTTTTCTTCGCCCTCCATCGTTTCGGCGCTGCCTTTGTGGCTTTCGTCCTTGAATGGGCGATTTTTGTGACTGCCATAAGATTTGATACTGGCAGTATCATCGTCCTGCAAGGACACGCCTCTATGATTCAGTTCATGTTCTAATTTATTATCTTGATGATTACTAATAGAATTGCCTATCACCTAATTATCAAGACATAATACACACATAATGAGATTAATGTTTTGCTTAGCagctaaagttttttttgtagtaaagTGAATGAGTGTGTGTATAAAAACTGTCAGGATGCAGACAAAATGAGTTCATGTGCCGTAGTGGTTAAAATGAAATGGGTAAACTGTGAGGAAGTTTTGATGAACAATATGACAAAACGGAAATCTCAAACCCATACTAAACAGAATCTATGAATGGATGCGAAAGTGCGAAAGTATCGATAGAAAGAAGTACGTACCTTTGAGTTGTTCATGATctgcttgtttttctttgccttgTTCTTCAGATCACCGTGAATGGTAAATTCCATTCCATCTCCTATTGCTACTTCCAGCTGGTTGTGTTCCTTGATGCCTTTCTTCAGCAGCCCATCAGCCAGTATGTCATCTGGAGTAAGTTCCAGCTCATTTTCACCATGTTCTGCAGATATACATGGACATACTCCTTTGCCTAatgcatgtgttttttgtttgtttgtatatttgtttgtttgtgtgtcatGATTCAGTTTCCATATGGACGGTTGTGCATAATTTTCACATATTCATACGGTGGTACCATATTATGTTTTCGTTATGATTtcaaatggaataaattacCATTGGTATAATATAATTTCCAATCGGTGGAATCCAAAATAAGTCGAGCAAGAGAAGAACATCGGAAGTTTCACAAATGGCATATGGCATAGTATTCCATTTTACGCAGTTTGTTTCAATGTGCAGTTAGCATAGGAACATTTATAATATAGAAGTAGATAAATCGAGAGAAAAAATTGATACACTTGAATTAAGAATCGCTTGTTGGTACACGGATATTTTAAATAtcagagcacacacacacacacatacacacatagacatttcatcaaaatacaacaaagaaatgcaaacaacctttttcaatgcaaacaacgacaacgacaacgaTGTCTACTATCATCAGGAAAGTACCACAATcaggaaagaaaatacaagCGTGGCAAAACACATACTATTTTGGGGAAGAACAGTAGGTAAACACAACACGAACAATACATTTACAGTTTACTGTACAAATCATCGAAAGTAGTAGGTATTGGTATTTTGCGTAAAAATATCAACACGATCAAAACCTGCGTTATTATGTATGTAAATTAATGTTCCCTCAAATCAAACAGCTTTAAATTCCAGAATTATTCATAAATCAAATGGAATTGGAGCTATATCCTTAATAGCCACTGTCACTGTTGGTGCAACCAACAAGAATGAGAAAGCTTAGTAGTACTATAGGTAGTAGTTAGCTTAACTTGCTCcgttaaacagggtaagattACAAGCTATTCCGCGAAAGTAGCTTTGACACGACTGACAAAACGTTCGCAAATTAATAATATCTTTAGTAAATTGCAAACTGCTTTTTTAAaactctttttctcttttaaaacaatgttGTTTAAGAGTGAGTGGGtaggaagtttatttattttttttttaataattgcgTTATCATGCTATTTAAAAGTTGTAGTGTACTCAAAATCATAATAGATAATTATCTTTCTCtataaaatgcttcaaatattCCGAAGCTATTTTGTAATATTACAAGGACACAATCAAACATCGAATTACCTTAAGCGAGACACTAACCAACGATACACATATGCTCGAAAAATTTTCGGTTTTAcgtctttttttagtttttttttcttcataacaCACAAACGTATTAACAATACATGATGAATTACTACCAAACTAGCAACAGATAGTATACAGCTCTATTACTACTTTCGGTAGAAGGATAAAATCCACTTTTAACGATGCTAATCAAATGGAAAATTGCTAACACTAAACGAAACACACTTTCGGGGAATATTTGAcatggttttaaattttggacACTGATTGTGCCACACCAATTCAAGCAAGTTtcttatattatattatattatattacatTGTAGATGCGCAACTACTatcctgctttttttttaattcatgcaTTTTTAGATTAAATGGTGAACCAGCTGCCTATTTTTAAAACCTTGCGTAAATCTCGAAATTCGATCTTTTTTGATGACGGTAATAGGATGGCAGGATGTTTGGAAAACACTGCATTTTGAAGTTAACGATACTATTACGAGTTGGTGTTACTCGTAACAGAAAACATATAACTGCTACGGTTAAATATGCTGCATAATATTTACGATGTGCGATTTCCGCTAAACGTATCACTGGGTATTTGTATTAATTAGATATCTTAAAAGTTTGTAGGTCTAGTTTACCAGAAACTTTACGTTTGCTCGGATAGTTacaaatttgcaaataaacgGAAATTAAGTTGCGCACCTACTATGTAAATTTTAAGATAGAAATGTAACATTCAGTTTATTAAGTTTTGTTAAACTTTAATGTCATACGTTTTATATCTAAACCAATTACAAAAGATGTATCGATCGCTTCACTCATTGCATCCGATAGCACATTGATGTCAAACAACCCCGAAATTATCACAAATCAGCAACCTTTGGTGGGATTCTGGTTGGAAACTATCTACACTACGGTGGGCAATACAAAATAAACTTAAGTTTGATCGCACACTAGCGCTAATATTAGTAGCGGTAGTGTAAGTGGATAGTAACCTTCTTCCTATTACAAAGCAAGGTGTATTTGCTTACCTGTAGGTTGCACCGATGCTATTTGACtcgttaatttgtttttcacaaaCTTGAGTGCATTTGCTATGTTCGCCTTGATCCAATTAGAAAAGCGTGATATTCTGTTAAACGCTTCAGCGATCTTGTTGGTCTCGTTGTCTGCCGTTGGTGCGGACAGGGATGAAGAACCGAAATTTGACAAAAGCAAAGCTAAGAAAAGATTAAGAACCTGCAAAATAGAGTCATTGGTGAACTATGGGTGAACACTCACGACTATGCAAATGCTAGGTTACTTACGACTAAATTTCCTATTACTACCGTAGCCAGGAAAAATGGTATGCATGACACATCGCCAACAAGCATACAGTCCCACATGGATTCGATCCATTCACCGCACAGCACACGGAACACAATCATAAAGGAATGCATGAAATCGGTAAAATTCCATCTTGGCAGATCTTGGTCTGGGAACAGATGCACATTATCTGGAAGAATTTATTTCGAAtagaattgaagaaaaatacgAACGATGCGCGATTAGGATTAGGCGTTCACCAGCACTCTAAGAAAAATGTGAAAGCACTTGATTTACAAATAATCCGCGTGGAGAAGCTAGCAGATTGCAGATTATCGAGGCATTTGTAAGCTGTTTCTAGAGCTCTTGTTGTTCTAAAAGCTTGTCGTttaatttgttgttattttgttttgtttagcaaaCAATGGTATGCAAGACAGTAACCAGCGGACATTGAACAGTCTAGTACATGTTCGCTGTAAATCAGAACAAAATACCAAATGCAAGAAAATAGCGACTGATTTAAATACGATCGTTGAAGTCTCTGGCACTCAAATGAAATTATTGTAGTTTTACACAAATTTATACGGATGCATCGACCTTAAACCTTTGTGTTTAGTGATCAGATAACAAATAACGACacaattgtaaataatttagGTGACACATTAGCAGTCATAGATTTTCTTACAAATgataaaaagttataaattGTAATTGATTTGCAAGGCGCATATTTGAACATAAAGCAATATGTTTAAGAAACAATGGATATTGTACGCTAAATACTCTACCTTCAGTCTTATTCATTGTTTCATCTCTAGTCTTTCGAATTATGTTTCTAGTCTTTTTACGAATGTACAACCATTTGAGGGGCTTCATTGAACTACATTAGAActattattttgcaaaagcaTAGCAAAAGCACCCTTCAGCTATTGTACTATTATGTACTATGGAAGTGGTAAGCACTGGCCACCGTTGAAAATACCATTCACAATCAACTATTTTCCATGCTCTTGCCAAATCTCACTAGTATGTAGTGTAATGTGTACATTTATACAAAATGGTTCGGAGTGAACGAATTTTGCGCACGTAACGATTGCCTTGTTTTTTCCGCTGTGATTTATGGTTGTCTTGTACGATGCTTTCAATCACAAAGTGTTTTGCGCCATTGCAGAGCTAGCTACTTACCGACATAGTTCTTTCCGAACAGCTGCATTCCCATCACGGCAAAGATGAAGATGATAATGCAGAGCACGAACGTCAGATTACCTAACGCTCCCATCGTTCTGCCCATGATGGAAATGAGTAAATTCAGCGTTGGCCAGGATTTGGCGAGCTTAAAGACTCgaagctgttgttttttttgtttcaaatgatTTGCGTGTAACGTAAGTTTTAGGTTTTTATTGTGGTAGATGATGATGCGTCAGATCGCAAAATAAAATGAGTTTTAATTTGTACagtttttaatgcgaaatggttTTGAGTATGCGTACGATAGCGATGTTGTTGATGCATGTTATGGTATAtgtgtttgttgcattttttttaattttttcgcaAGAAGTGTATAAATTACATACGATTAAtgtgagaaagaaaagaaccatgaaaaagaagaaagagagaaaaagagagatagTAGAGAAAATTGGCAAGTAatagaaagcatttttttcatcaaccGTATGTTTTCTTATAACTATCAGAACAAGTCAATATTCCTTTCAGTGATGTTCCTTCGTGTTAGGGATCATGGGAgagtagtatttttttttattattgtatttATCCAGTACAGTGGTAAACCCTACCATGCTGTTTCATCTAAATACATCCACTAATTGCAATCGAATACTTCTATGGCTTATGCAAGTATTCGTATAGATCCATTCCCTTCGTCTTCGACTACATCGTAAGATCTTTTATC
The DNA window shown above is from Anopheles funestus chromosome 3RL, idAnoFuneDA-416_04, whole genome shotgun sequence and carries:
- the LOC125769886 gene encoding sodium channel protein para isoform X47, with product MTEDSDSISEEERSLFRPFTRESLQAIEARIADEEAKQRELERKRAEGESDFGRKKKKKEIRYDDEDEDEGPQPDPTLEQGVPVPVRMQGNFPPELASTPLEDIDGFYSNQRTFVVVSKGKDIFRFSATNALYVLDPFNPIRRVAIYILVHPLFSLFIITTILVNCILMIMPTTPTVESTEVIFTGIYTFESAVKVMARGFILQPFTYLRDAWNWLDFVVIALAYVTMGIDLGNLAALRTFRVLRALKTVAIVPGLKTIVGAVIESVKNLRDVIILTMFSLSVFALMGLQIYMGVLTQKCIKEFPMDGSWGNLTHENWELFNSNETNWFYSISGDIPLCGNSSGAGQCDEGYICLQGYGINPNYGYTSFDTFGWAFLSAFRLMTQDYWENLYQLVLRSAGPWHMLFFIVIIFLGSFYLVNLILAIVAMSYDELQKKAEEEEAAEEEALREAEEAAAAKAAKLEAQQAAAAAAANPEIAKSPSDFSCHSYELFVGQEKGNDDNNKEKMSIRSEGLESASLSLPGSPFNLRRGSRGSHQFTIRNGRGRFVGVPGSDRKPLVLSTYLDAQEHLPYADDSNAVTPMSEENGAIIVPVYYANLGSRHSSYTSHQSRISYTSHGDLLGGMTKESRLRNRSARNTNHSIVPPPNATNLSYADTNHKGQRDFDMTQDCTDDAGKIKHNDNPFIEPAQTQTVVDMKDVMVLNDIIEQAAGRHSRASDHGEDDDEDGPTFKDKAIEFLMKMIDIFCVWDCCWVWLKFQEGVAFIVFDPFVELFITLCIVVNTLFMALDHHDMDPDMEKALKSGNYFFTATFAIEATMKLIAMSPKYYFQEGWNIFDFIIVALSLLELGLEGVQGLSVLRSFRLLRVFKLAKSWPTLNLLISIMGRTVGALGNLTFVLCIIIFIFAVMGMQLFGKNYTDNVHLFPDQDLPRWNFTDFMHSFMIVFRVLCGEWIESMWDCMLVGDVSCIPFFLATVVIGNLVVLNLFLALLLSNFGSSSLSAPTADNETNKIAEAFNRISRFSNWIKANIANALKFVKNKLTSQIASVQPTEHGENELELTPDDILADGLLKKGIKEHNQLEVAIGDGMEFTIHGDLKNKAKKNKQIMNNSKDDDTASIKSYGSHKNRPFKDESHKGSAETMEGEEKRDASKEDLGIDEELDDEGEGEEGPLDGELIIHAEEDEVIEDSPADCCPDNCYKKFPVLAGDDDAPFWQGWANLRLKTFQLIENKYFETAVITMILLSSLALALEDVHLPQRPILQDILYYMDRIFTVIFFLEMLIKWLALGFKVYFTNAWCWLDFIIVMVSLINFVASLCGAGGIQAFKTMRTLRALRPLRAMSRMQGMRVVVNALVQAIPSIFNVLLVCLIFWLIFAIMGVQLFAGKYFKCVDKNKTTLPHEIIPDVNACKAENYTWENSPMNFDHVGKAYLCLFQVATFKGWIQIMNDAIDSRDVGKQPIRETNIYMYLYFVFFIIFGSFFTLNLFIGVIIDNFNEQKKKAGGSLEMFMTEDQKKYYNAMKKMGSKKPLKAIPRPRWRPQAIVFEIVTNKKFDMIIMLFIGFNMLTMTLDHYKQSETFSAVLDYLNMIFICIFSSECLMKIFALRYHYFIEPWNLFDFVVVILSILGLVLSDLIEKYFVSPTLLRVVRVAKVGRVLRLVKGAKGIRTLLFALAMSLPALFNICLLLFLVMFIFAIFGMSFFMHVKDKSGLDDVYNFKTFGQSMILLFQMSTSAGWDGVLDGIINEEDCLPPDNDKGYPGNCGSSTIGITYLLAYLVISFLIVINMYIAVILENYSQATEDVQEGLTDDDYDMYYEIWQQFDPDGTQYVRYDQLSDFLDVLEPPLQIHKPNRYKIISMDIPICRGDMMFCVDILDALTKDFFARKGNPIEETAELGEVQQRPDEVGYEPVSSTLWRQREEYCARLIQHAWKRYKQRHGGGTDGSTGDDLEIDACDNGNDGGNGNDNDGSGGAAIGSGDNGSQIAGGSIGGGVGTPGSGKSKGILGGSQANIGVVDHSLSSKESPDSNGDPQGRQTAVLVESDGFVTKNGHRVVIHSRSPSITSRTADV